A genomic stretch from Megalobrama amblycephala isolate DHTTF-2021 linkage group LG22, ASM1881202v1, whole genome shotgun sequence includes:
- the bcl2a gene encoding apoptosis regulator Bcl-2a isoform X2, whose amino-acid sequence MANEIRYDNRNIVEKYLNHKLLKRGYVWKLPSTGEEDDTFNKGVEDSSPNSDRRLQAPSAGGGNNSECLIAHRLTRSEPHLRLYRVLREAGDEIERIYQREFEEMSHQMSFSPNVAQRSFLTVAEELFRDEVNWGRIVAFFEFGGTMCVESVNREMASQVDNIAHWMTDYLNGPLENWIEENGGWTFLLCTWALWNIETKTKEEGNTCSWMFASIYGPNSWVRASV is encoded by the exons ATGGCCAACGAAATTCGCTATGACAATCGGAATATTGTGGAGAAATACCTCAATCACAAACTTTTAAAGAGGGGATATGTATGGAAACTTCCATCTACAGGGGAAGAAGATGACACCTTCAATAAAGGAGTAGAGGACTCCTCTCCAAACTCTGACAGGAGGCTTCAGGCTCCCTCAGCCGGCGGGGGTAACAACTCTGAATGCCTGATAGCTCACCGGCTCACCCGTTCAGAACCTCATTTGAGGCTCTACCGGGTGTTACGAGAGGCTGGAGACGAGATAGAAAGGATATACCAGCGTGAATTTGAGGAGATGTCCCACCAGATGTCATTCAGTCCCAATGTAGCGCAACGCAGCTTCTTAACCGTGGCTGAAGAGCTCTTTAGAGACGAGGTGAACTGGGGGCGGATCGTGGCTTTCTTCGAGTTTGGTGGGACCATGTGTGTGGAAAGCGTCAACCGGGAGATGGCGTCCCAGGTAGATAATATTGCACACTGGATGACAGACTACCTGAACGGGCCTCTGGAAAACTGGATCGAGGAAAATGGAGGTTGG ACCTTTTTACTTTGCACCTGGGCACTGTGGAATATAGAAACAAAGACAAAGGAGGAGGGCAACACATGCTCATGGATGTTTGCCAGCATATATGGTCCTAATTCCTGGGTTAGGGCATCTGTCTAG